The Desulfovibrio subterraneus genome has a segment encoding these proteins:
- a CDS encoding C40 family peptidase, with protein sequence MSFARRTAAHAHSPAAAPAMQTDDIPLRETTPPPLRLLLCLLACLCLTPALGGCGSRNTATVVQDGPLPTRQEAAIVRTARKAIGADYNYGGCNPAEGFDCSGLVWWAYQENGLSIPRTTSAQSAGGRPADCAYPRQGDVIVFRISHKGLHSGIYSGNGYFVHSPKTGHVVREESLRKDYWQSRLLTCRRYLP encoded by the coding sequence ATGTCCTTTGCCCGCCGCACCGCAGCACACGCCCATTCGCCCGCAGCCGCTCCTGCCATGCAGACGGACGACATCCCCCTGCGGGAAACAACGCCGCCCCCGCTGCGCCTGCTTCTCTGCCTGCTTGCCTGCCTGTGCCTGACTCCGGCGCTCGGAGGCTGCGGTTCACGCAATACCGCAACGGTAGTGCAGGACGGCCCGTTGCCCACGCGGCAGGAAGCGGCCATCGTCCGCACGGCCCGCAAAGCCATTGGTGCAGACTACAATTATGGCGGCTGCAATCCGGCCGAAGGCTTTGACTGCTCCGGGCTGGTCTGGTGGGCCTATCAGGAAAACGGCCTTTCCATTCCCCGCACCACCTCGGCCCAGAGTGCCGGTGGCCGCCCTGCCGACTGCGCCTATCCCAGACAGGGCGACGTGATCGTCTTCCGCATCTCGCACAAGGGGCTGCACTCCGGCATATATTCCGGCAACGGATATTTCGTGCACAGTCCCAAGACCGGCCACGTGGTGCGCGAGGAATCGCTGCGCAAGGATTACTGGCAGTCACGGCTGCTCACTTGCCGCCGCTACCTGCCCTGA
- a CDS encoding rhodanese-like domain-containing protein, whose amino-acid sequence MYRKILLLVAACVLVLAGNAFAGSYNYISPEQMKTNLEQKTPMHIMDIQVEDGYAKHHLPGAMKSCAYPVKSAEDKAKLDAFMADITKDEAPVVIICPRGKGGAERTYEHLKEKGISESRLLILEGGQEGWPYPESLDK is encoded by the coding sequence ATGTATAGAAAAATTCTATTGCTCGTCGCAGCCTGCGTACTCGTTCTTGCCGGCAATGCCTTTGCCGGCAGCTACAACTACATCTCACCCGAGCAGATGAAGACCAACCTTGAACAGAAGACCCCCATGCACATCATGGATATTCAGGTAGAGGATGGCTATGCCAAGCATCACCTGCCCGGTGCCATGAAGTCCTGCGCGTATCCTGTAAAGTCCGCAGAAGACAAAGCCAAGCTCGATGCCTTCATGGCAGACATCACCAAGGACGAGGCTCCTGTCGTCATCATCTGCCCCCGCGGCAAGGGCGGTGCCGAGCGCACCTACGAACACCTGAAGGAAAAGGGCATTTCCGAAAGCCGCCTGCTCATTCTGGAAGGCGGTCAGGAAGGCTGGCCCTATCCCGAATCGCTGGACAAGTAA
- a CDS encoding PAS domain-containing hybrid sensor histidine kinase/response regulator translates to MLKRNTSRSVTSLIIVATVGLVFVCALALLAVMQYTYSGSMYRQFQDRVGAEAKQLGQYYFRGMGEAQRQLDALGEDNSIRVTLQLGVEYQMRERLAAFAAAAPDLHLYLRAADSQRVYAATDGPIPIEAHEFSLQPAPQTSSLSLTSEGRFYVASTRPIRNRSQVVGTAVGMYFFQPPAEGVLLEKEDYSLLVLHLGAFRDLRTGRPASVQYTSGVTDKGIPQPCLVEGREGLLAATGFEGIYYFASSAPLEELKRSNLLNNVVVLLFTSVLCSILAYFIGLKITGPLRALAESARSISLGQARLALPEGVTPITEVNDVLHALDAMLVNLRKAEELARYQLLFEEVMDAIIIYDLDGRILECNAQALDLMGTERNRMLSLSMQDLVMQEYGQKMWQVLEMVRKTPAGSPLAKRQFEMRIMPVEGDAFHAEMHIRKLRYQEQDAVLCVIRDISPRIAAENALRKAMQNAEEANRAKSGFLASMSHEIRTPMHSVLGLVDMLQASGLNEQQSRYLQMLRGSGEVLLDLINDILDFSKIEAGHIELEHIPFGLEGLFERVYSMTSVQAAQKGLETILYIAPDVPEKVVGDPNKLQQILLNLLSNSLKFTALGHVITTVHVLQRVENNVTLEIAVKDTGIGIPIIKQQSIFDVFTQADSSTARKYGGTGLGLAITKRLVEYLGGAISVESRPGQGATFTFTCVLPLPEQSSVSGSAPSLAGRRVLLVDDNPVTLHYLVLTLANYGAESVEAFSVQEAQNQLERQNGQGATRFNAIIMGSDLAELDGVSAHRQMLKRFGSMLPPTLLYLDSSHSPQGGKTLPQTGLPILAKPATPGKLISVLEGLLNNTLAPGLSITSAEGSSMDDSDQTGKVLIAEDSSANRMLMGFYLKDSPYTCDYAEDGNEAVAKFREGQFDAVIMDIQMPGMDGYAATQAIRSFETETGKRRVPIIALTANAYAEDREKCLAAGCDDYLAKPAKKQAVLEKLRHHLAR, encoded by the coding sequence CGTGGGCGCAGAAGCAAAGCAGCTCGGCCAGTACTATTTCAGGGGAATGGGTGAGGCCCAGCGGCAACTGGATGCCCTTGGCGAAGACAATTCCATTCGTGTGACCCTGCAGCTGGGGGTGGAATACCAGATGCGGGAACGTCTGGCCGCATTTGCCGCAGCTGCGCCTGATCTGCACTTGTATCTGCGCGCGGCCGATTCCCAGCGCGTGTATGCCGCAACAGACGGTCCCATTCCCATAGAGGCCCACGAATTTTCTCTTCAGCCTGCACCGCAGACCAGTTCGTTATCCCTGACATCGGAAGGCCGGTTCTACGTGGCCTCAACGCGCCCTATACGCAACCGCTCGCAGGTTGTGGGTACGGCCGTGGGCATGTATTTCTTCCAACCTCCGGCAGAGGGAGTGCTTCTTGAAAAAGAGGATTATTCCCTGCTCGTTCTCCATCTTGGAGCTTTTCGCGACCTGCGCACCGGCAGGCCTGCCTCTGTGCAATACACTTCGGGAGTCACGGACAAGGGTATCCCCCAGCCTTGTTTGGTGGAAGGGCGTGAGGGCCTGCTGGCTGCCACCGGATTCGAGGGTATCTACTACTTTGCCTCGTCGGCCCCGCTTGAGGAACTGAAGCGTTCCAACCTTCTGAACAATGTTGTGGTGCTGCTGTTCACCAGTGTTCTATGTTCCATTCTGGCCTATTTCATAGGTCTCAAGATCACCGGCCCGCTGCGGGCGCTGGCAGAAAGCGCGCGGAGCATTTCGCTCGGTCAGGCGCGTCTTGCCCTGCCTGAAGGCGTTACGCCCATTACCGAAGTGAACGACGTGCTTCATGCGCTGGACGCGATGCTGGTGAATCTGCGCAAGGCGGAGGAACTGGCGCGCTATCAGTTGCTGTTTGAGGAGGTTATGGATGCCATCATCATCTATGACCTCGACGGCAGGATTCTCGAATGCAACGCGCAGGCGCTGGACCTCATGGGGACGGAACGCAACCGCATGCTCTCTCTGTCCATGCAGGATCTGGTGATGCAGGAATACGGCCAGAAAATGTGGCAGGTGCTGGAGATGGTGCGCAAGACACCTGCCGGCAGCCCGCTGGCCAAACGGCAGTTCGAGATGCGCATCATGCCCGTTGAGGGTGATGCCTTTCATGCGGAAATGCATATCCGCAAACTCCGGTATCAGGAGCAGGACGCGGTTCTGTGTGTTATACGCGATATTTCACCGCGTATTGCGGCCGAGAACGCTTTGCGCAAGGCCATGCAGAATGCGGAGGAAGCCAACCGCGCCAAGAGCGGGTTCCTTGCCTCCATGAGTCACGAAATCCGCACGCCCATGCATTCCGTGCTGGGACTGGTGGATATGCTGCAGGCATCCGGCCTCAACGAGCAGCAGTCGCGGTATCTGCAGATGCTGCGCGGCTCCGGCGAGGTGTTGCTCGACCTGATCAACGATATTCTGGATTTTTCCAAAATCGAGGCCGGCCATATAGAGCTTGAACATATTCCCTTCGGTCTCGAAGGGTTGTTTGAACGCGTGTATTCCATGACGAGTGTACAGGCCGCGCAGAAGGGGCTGGAAACCATTCTCTACATTGCCCCCGACGTACCGGAAAAGGTGGTGGGCGATCCCAACAAGCTGCAGCAGATTCTGCTGAACCTGTTGAGCAATTCGCTCAAGTTTACCGCGCTCGGCCATGTCATTACCACGGTGCACGTGCTGCAGCGGGTAGAGAATAACGTAACGCTCGAAATCGCCGTAAAGGATACGGGAATAGGTATTCCCATCATCAAGCAGCAGAGCATTTTTGACGTGTTTACGCAGGCTGACAGTTCAACCGCCCGCAAATATGGCGGAACAGGGCTGGGGCTCGCCATTACCAAGCGCCTTGTGGAGTATCTGGGGGGTGCCATAAGCGTGGAAAGCCGTCCCGGACAGGGGGCGACCTTTACATTCACCTGCGTGCTGCCCCTGCCGGAACAGTCGTCCGTGAGTGGTTCTGCTCCGTCGCTTGCGGGCAGGCGGGTGCTGCTTGTGGACGATAACCCCGTTACCCTGCATTATCTTGTGCTCACGCTTGCAAACTATGGTGCTGAAAGTGTGGAGGCTTTCTCGGTGCAGGAGGCGCAGAATCAGCTGGAACGACAGAACGGGCAGGGCGCCACCCGGTTTAATGCCATTATCATGGGCAGTGATCTGGCAGAACTGGACGGTGTGTCGGCGCACAGGCAGATGCTGAAGCGTTTCGGCTCCATGTTGCCTCCCACCTTGCTCTATCTGGATTCTTCGCACTCCCCGCAGGGCGGCAAGACGCTGCCCCAGACCGGACTGCCGATTCTCGCCAAACCTGCCACGCCGGGCAAGCTGATAAGTGTGCTGGAAGGTCTTCTGAACAACACGCTCGCGCCGGGCCTTTCCATAACGTCTGCCGAGGGGAGCTCCATGGATGATTCCGACCAGACAGGAAAGGTGCTCATTGCGGAAGATTCCAGTGCCAACCGCATGCTCATGGGCTTCTATCTCAAGGATTCGCCCTATACCTGCGACTATGCGGAAGACGGCAATGAGGCCGTAGCCAAGTTCAGGGAAGGGCAGTTCGATGCCGTCATCATGGACATCCAGATGCCCGGTATGGACGGGTATGCCGCAACCCAGGCCATACGGAGTTTTGAAACGGAAACAGGCAAGCGTCGGGTGCCGATCATCGCTCTGACAGCGAATGCCTATGCCGAAGACCGCGAAAAGTGCCTTGCCGCAGGGTGTGACGATTATCTGGCCAAACCTGCCAAGAAACAGGCCGTGCTGGAAAAGCTGCGGCACCATCTGGCCCGCTAG